In the genome of Ancylomarina subtilis, one region contains:
- the cobT gene encoding nicotinate-nucleotide--dimethylbenzimidazole phosphoribosyltransferase, producing MIQYNIEALNTEKAEALQQKIDLKTKPLGSLGKLEEMAKHIGCIQNTLSPALKKPVIMVFAADHGIALDGVSPYPQEVTWQMVANFMNGGAAINVFAKQHDIDIRIIDAGVNYDFDKSSGVLNAKIAYGTKSYLNEPAMSTEEFEKAMKRGGDLVERIHSEGSNIIGFGEMGIANTSSAAVILHLLSNIELSACVGRGTGWDDEGLQRKYEILGRALSKYRGNNSAEEVLTYFGGFEIVMIAGAMLKAAELKMCIMVDGFIITSALLAASKMNPNVLDYCIFTHKSQEKGHQLMLDQLKAKPLLDMGMRLGEGTGAAVAFPLIQSAVNFLNEMASFDEAGVSNAD from the coding sequence ATGATTCAATATAATATAGAAGCTCTTAACACAGAGAAAGCTGAAGCTCTTCAGCAAAAAATTGATTTAAAAACAAAACCTCTAGGCTCATTAGGCAAGTTGGAAGAAATGGCCAAACACATTGGTTGCATTCAAAACACATTAAGCCCGGCTCTAAAAAAACCAGTGATTATGGTTTTTGCTGCCGATCACGGTATCGCTCTTGATGGGGTGAGTCCTTATCCACAGGAGGTGACCTGGCAAATGGTTGCCAATTTTATGAATGGTGGTGCAGCCATTAATGTTTTTGCCAAACAACACGACATTGACATTCGTATTATTGATGCAGGTGTAAACTACGATTTTGACAAGAGTTCAGGTGTTTTAAATGCCAAGATCGCTTATGGAACAAAGTCCTACCTTAACGAACCTGCGATGAGTACTGAGGAGTTCGAAAAAGCCATGAAACGAGGTGGCGATTTAGTTGAACGTATTCATTCTGAAGGGTCTAATATTATTGGTTTTGGAGAAATGGGAATAGCGAACACATCCTCTGCAGCTGTTATTCTACATCTTCTTAGTAATATTGAGCTAAGTGCCTGTGTTGGTCGCGGTACCGGATGGGATGATGAAGGGCTTCAACGCAAATATGAAATTCTGGGGCGTGCCCTTTCAAAATATAGAGGAAACAATTCTGCAGAAGAAGTGCTGACTTACTTTGGCGGCTTCGAAATTGTGATGATAGCAGGCGCCATGCTTAAGGCTGCTGAACTTAAAATGTGCATCATGGTGGATGGCTTCATTATTACTTCGGCTCTTTTAGCGGCTTCTAAAATGAACCCTAATGTTTTGGATTATTGTATTTTCACGCATAAGTCACAAGAAAAAGGGCATCAGTTAATGCTCGATCAGCTTAAGGCAAAGCCCTTATTGGATATGGGTATGCGTTTGGGCGAGGGCACTGGTGCTGCCGTTGCTTTTCCTTTAATTCAATCGGCAGTCAATTTCCTAAACGAAATGGCAAGTTTCGACGAAGCTGGTGTTAGTAATGCCGACTAA
- a CDS encoding BPL-N domain-containing protein yields MTKLKINLLLIVCMSFCLLSACKRVEKQNQSQETIRVGVFDKNGDSPWCITDALEALRIDPNMKAEVVRASQIMSGELDAFDAIVFPGGSGRGETQSLGETGMEKLVKMVKEQGKAVVGICAGAYIMTETPDYPSLALNGCEAIDIEHDHRGHGLSKFSLTKEGKEIFPELKDRKISFCQYYEGPVLVPAKSGAKFMELATMLSDVHTVEGTPANMTNNRPFVVAAEVEKGRVASFVGHPECTPGMRWMLPRMVRWTCNKELIAYPENVVRPDFFKNEIIYTDDINDLQTKYHNQLSGSKAEKLEGIEKVIELACWSSKKWIPGMLRDKDAMVRVKASWALIQLERTDAIPDLEAAVMTEKDTKIKSQLKKNLKALKGLLGSKS; encoded by the coding sequence ATGACCAAACTAAAAATCAATCTTTTACTGATTGTCTGCATGAGCTTCTGCCTATTAAGTGCTTGCAAACGTGTTGAAAAACAAAATCAATCACAAGAAACCATACGCGTGGGTGTTTTCGATAAAAATGGAGACAGTCCCTGGTGTATTACCGATGCTCTGGAAGCTTTACGCATTGATCCCAATATGAAAGCCGAAGTGGTTCGTGCTTCTCAAATTATGTCGGGTGAACTCGATGCCTTCGATGCTATTGTATTCCCAGGTGGAAGCGGACGTGGCGAGACCCAGAGTTTGGGTGAAACGGGTATGGAAAAACTGGTGAAAATGGTGAAAGAACAAGGCAAAGCTGTTGTGGGTATTTGCGCTGGAGCTTATATCATGACCGAAACACCTGATTATCCTAGCTTAGCATTAAATGGATGCGAAGCGATTGACATTGAACACGATCATCGTGGACATGGTTTATCAAAATTCTCGTTGACCAAAGAAGGGAAAGAGATCTTCCCTGAGCTGAAAGATAGAAAAATCTCTTTTTGTCAGTATTACGAAGGTCCTGTTTTGGTTCCTGCCAAATCGGGTGCTAAATTTATGGAACTGGCGACTATGCTTAGCGATGTGCATACCGTTGAAGGCACGCCTGCTAATATGACCAACAATCGCCCATTTGTTGTGGCTGCTGAAGTTGAAAAAGGTAGAGTGGCTTCATTTGTAGGTCACCCGGAATGCACACCAGGTATGCGTTGGATGTTGCCTCGTATGGTGCGTTGGACCTGCAATAAGGAATTGATTGCTTATCCTGAGAATGTGGTTCGTCCGGATTTCTTTAAGAATGAAATTATCTATACCGATGATATCAACGATTTGCAGACGAAATACCACAATCAATTAAGTGGTAGCAAAGCTGAGAAATTGGAAGGTATCGAGAAAGTAATCGAACTAGCTTGCTGGTCGTCAAAGAAATGGATTCCAGGCATGCTTCGAGATAAGGATGCCATGGTAAGAGTGAAAGCTTCCTGGGCACTGATTCAATTGGAAAGAACGGATGCCATTCCCGATTTGGAAGCAGCTGTAATGACTGAAAAAGATACCAAAATAAAAAGTCAATTGAAAAAGAATTTAAAAGCACTGAAAGGTCTTTTAGGCTCAAAAAGCTAG
- a CDS encoding pyridoxal phosphate-dependent aminotransferase: MLHGHGDDAYLYTHPIKANFSTNIWYGGKSEELKAFIQANWDKIHAYPEPAAESLCDLIAQDLAIKPDQVLASNGATEAFYLIAQAFHSKSSTIIIPTFAEYEDACLVNKHQLKYLNWAELEATTLFAEGLVWLCNPNNPDGRVVEKTFLKSLLTNNPKSTFVVDEAYIDFTDAISSAIDLIDEYQNLILVKSLTKNFSIPGLRLGYLISNKDMVQNIRFFKPPWTVNSIAIEAGKYILQRKQSFLPPVKQYKSDQKKFSEKLAQIPGLKIWPSKTSYFLIELEKSSASELKNDLITEFGLLIRDASNFRGLSDRFIRVATLSEDKNQLLIDALTQWSKSNS, encoded by the coding sequence ATGTTACACGGACATGGCGATGACGCCTATCTCTATACACATCCTATTAAAGCCAATTTCTCGACGAATATCTGGTATGGCGGCAAATCTGAGGAACTAAAAGCCTTTATTCAAGCCAATTGGGATAAGATACATGCTTACCCCGAACCTGCAGCAGAAAGCCTTTGCGATTTAATTGCTCAGGATTTGGCTATTAAGCCCGATCAGGTCTTGGCCAGCAACGGGGCAACTGAAGCCTTTTACTTGATTGCACAGGCCTTTCATTCAAAGAGTTCGACCATTATCATCCCTACTTTTGCTGAGTATGAGGATGCTTGTTTGGTCAATAAACATCAGCTTAAATACCTTAATTGGGCAGAGCTAGAAGCTACCACCCTCTTTGCAGAAGGTTTGGTTTGGCTTTGCAATCCCAATAATCCTGATGGTCGCGTTGTTGAGAAGACTTTCCTAAAATCTCTTCTTACAAACAACCCTAAGAGCACTTTTGTGGTGGATGAAGCCTACATCGACTTTACTGATGCAATTTCATCTGCAATCGATTTGATTGATGAATACCAAAATCTGATTTTGGTGAAGTCATTGACTAAAAATTTCTCGATACCCGGCCTGAGATTGGGCTATTTGATCTCGAACAAGGATATGGTACAGAATATTCGATTTTTCAAGCCTCCCTGGACGGTAAATTCCATAGCAATTGAGGCTGGAAAGTACATTTTGCAAAGGAAACAGTCTTTTCTGCCTCCTGTAAAACAATACAAATCAGATCAAAAGAAATTTTCGGAAAAACTGGCTCAAATTCCAGGTCTTAAAATATGGCCTTCAAAAACGTCCTATTTTTTAATCGAACTAGAGAAATCCAGTGCTTCGGAGCTAAAAAACGACTTAATTACGGAATTTGGCTTGCTGATTCGTGATGCAAGTAACTTTAGAGGACTAAGTGACCGATTTATTCGCGTCGCAACCTTATCCGAAGACAAAAACCAACTTTTAATAGACGCACTGACTCAATGGAGCAAATCGAACTCATAA
- the cobT gene encoding nicotinate-nucleotide--dimethylbenzimidazole phosphoribosyltransferase: protein MQEFKIESLSTDLDENILNKTNNKTKPLGSLGILERIACKIAKIQGSLSPEIKEPTVVVFAGDHGIADDGVSFYPKSVSYQMLYNYMQGGAAINVFSRQHGIIFKVVDAGVDHDFEPELNIINRKVAYGTKNYRFESAMIKEQCLEAIEKGAGIIEDCHNEGCNFIAFGEKGIGNTSSAALILSLLANIPLEDCVGRGTGLDQAGVKSKYELLNEGLSKFTGNTTDPLEVMTYFGGFEIAMIMGGMLKAAELKMTLLIDGFIITSALLAASKINPKVLEYCLYAHKSNEKAHISMLNHLGAEPIMDIGMRLGEGTGAMVCYPLVKSAVQYFNEMASFEEAGVSEAVEEAAAL from the coding sequence ATGCAAGAATTTAAAATAGAAAGTCTATCTACTGACCTAGATGAAAACATATTAAACAAGACCAATAATAAAACCAAACCTTTAGGTTCTTTGGGGATTTTAGAGCGTATTGCTTGTAAAATAGCAAAAATACAAGGCAGTCTGAGCCCTGAAATAAAAGAGCCAACAGTAGTCGTCTTTGCTGGTGACCACGGAATTGCGGATGATGGGGTGAGTTTTTATCCCAAATCGGTGAGTTATCAAATGCTCTACAATTATATGCAAGGTGGCGCAGCTATCAATGTCTTTTCGCGTCAGCATGGCATCATTTTTAAGGTAGTTGATGCGGGAGTTGATCATGATTTCGAACCCGAATTGAATATCATCAACCGCAAAGTGGCTTACGGAACTAAAAACTATCGCTTTGAGTCCGCCATGATCAAAGAACAATGCCTTGAGGCTATCGAAAAAGGGGCTGGTATTATTGAAGATTGTCATAACGAAGGCTGTAATTTTATTGCTTTTGGTGAGAAAGGGATTGGTAATACCTCTTCGGCAGCTCTTATCCTAAGCCTCTTGGCCAATATTCCCCTTGAGGATTGTGTGGGACGTGGTACTGGACTCGATCAGGCTGGTGTAAAGAGTAAATATGAGCTTTTAAACGAAGGCCTATCAAAATTCACAGGTAATACTACTGATCCTCTGGAGGTGATGACTTACTTTGGGGGCTTTGAAATTGCCATGATTATGGGAGGAATGCTAAAGGCAGCAGAATTAAAAATGACCCTATTGATTGATGGATTTATCATCACATCTGCACTCTTGGCAGCATCTAAAATCAACCCGAAAGTTTTGGAATACTGTCTGTATGCCCACAAATCGAATGAAAAAGCACACATCAGCATGCTCAATCATTTGGGTGCTGAGCCTATTATGGATATCGGCATGCGATTGGGAGAAGGCACGGGCGCGATGGTTTGTTACCCACTTGTGAAATCAGCAGTACAATACTTTAACGAAATGGCCTCTTTTGAAGAAGCTGGTGTTAGCGAAGCTGTAGAAGAGGCGGCTGCCTTATAA
- the cobS gene encoding adenosylcobinamide-GDP ribazoletransferase has protein sequence MFRELNIFFTALSFFTRIPFPRWAKFEKVYQHEAVKYFSLSGIIIGGLSALVFVLSHWLLPFHISLILSMIFTTLFTGALHEDGFMDVCDGFGGGWTKERILEIMKDSLVGAFGISGILFVVLARFFGMEALSASSLPVVLIVAHSFSRTLAGSLVNSHEYARVDNSKAKDYAHKLSRGNQAFLWLTGLLPILLLQDIKYFLIIIPAFLTKYLLGRFYQKWIGGYTGDCIGATQQVVEIVIYLSIYIISSQL, from the coding sequence ATGTTTAGAGAACTCAATATCTTCTTCACAGCGCTTTCTTTTTTTACCCGAATACCTTTTCCAAGATGGGCTAAATTTGAAAAAGTCTATCAACACGAGGCAGTCAAGTATTTTTCTCTGTCGGGCATTATTATCGGTGGTTTGAGTGCTTTGGTTTTCGTCTTGTCCCATTGGCTTTTACCCTTTCATATTTCTCTTATTTTGAGTATGATATTCACGACTTTATTTACTGGAGCTTTACACGAAGACGGATTTATGGATGTTTGTGATGGTTTTGGCGGAGGTTGGACCAAGGAGCGTATTCTTGAGATCATGAAGGATTCTCTGGTCGGCGCTTTTGGTATTTCTGGAATTCTGTTTGTTGTTCTGGCTCGTTTCTTCGGTATGGAAGCCCTTTCGGCAAGTTCATTACCCGTGGTTTTAATTGTGGCTCATTCCTTTAGTAGAACGTTGGCAGGCAGTTTGGTCAATAGTCACGAATATGCTCGTGTGGATAATTCCAAGGCTAAGGACTATGCTCACAAGCTAAGTCGGGGAAACCAAGCCTTTTTATGGCTAACAGGTCTTTTACCCATTCTGCTTTTACAGGATATTAAATATTTCCTGATTATTATCCCCGCATTCCTGACTAAATATCTCTTAGGACGATTCTACCAGAAATGGATAGGTGGTTACACTGGTGACTGTATTGGAGCCACACAGCAAGTGGTTGAAATTGTAATTTATTTGAGTATTTATATCATTTCAAGCCAGCTGTAA
- the thiD gene encoding bifunctional hydroxymethylpyrimidine kinase/phosphomethylpyrimidine kinase yields the protein MKYHKVLTIAGSDSGGGAGIQADIKTISACQCYASSAITAITAQNTLGVKDIHPVPSMTVKSQIEAVLDDIGTDAIKIGMLHSSEIIQMVAACLDKYQIKNVVLDPVMVATSGNQLLQNEAIDNLKTILFPKVRIITPNLPEAEILLGRKIEKQAEFRGVAKELAEKYQVSVLLKAGHLTGDDLIDVLYDFETSQSHDLKSKRIETQNTHGTGCSLSSALASFLAKGFTISESAQRAKLYITNSIKEGRDYNIGKGHGPVHHFYQYWK from the coding sequence ATGAAATACCATAAAGTCCTCACCATTGCAGGAAGTGATTCTGGCGGAGGAGCTGGAATTCAGGCTGACATCAAGACGATTTCAGCTTGTCAATGCTATGCCAGTTCTGCAATAACCGCTATTACAGCACAAAATACACTTGGCGTAAAAGATATTCACCCAGTACCTTCAATGACAGTTAAGTCTCAAATTGAAGCTGTACTTGATGATATTGGCACAGATGCTATTAAAATTGGAATGTTACATTCCTCTGAAATCATACAAATGGTAGCTGCCTGTCTGGATAAATATCAAATAAAGAATGTTGTGCTTGATCCGGTAATGGTGGCCACTTCAGGAAATCAATTGCTTCAGAATGAAGCTATCGATAATCTCAAAACAATTTTATTCCCTAAAGTGAGGATTATCACGCCTAATCTGCCTGAAGCAGAAATATTGCTGGGAAGAAAAATTGAAAAACAAGCTGAGTTTAGAGGAGTAGCCAAAGAATTAGCTGAAAAATACCAGGTATCTGTTTTATTAAAAGCCGGCCACTTAACCGGGGATGATTTAATCGATGTTTTATACGATTTTGAAACATCACAAAGCCATGATTTGAAATCGAAAAGAATTGAAACACAAAATACGCATGGAACAGGTTGCAGCTTGTCTTCAGCATTAGCTTCTTTTCTGGCAAAAGGGTTCACAATATCAGAATCAGCTCAACGCGCTAAACTTTATATTACAAATTCAATAAAAGAAGGACGTGATTATAACATTGGGAAAGGCCATGGCCCCGTGCATCACTTTTATCAATATTGGAAATAA
- the cobU gene encoding bifunctional adenosylcobinamide kinase/adenosylcobinamide-phosphate guanylyltransferase, whose protein sequence is MIHLITGGQRCGKSEYAEQLTLEQSNKPIYLATSRVWDDGHRARIEAHKARRGEQWENIEEEKALDSHDFTGRMVLLDCITLWLTNIFFDNGEQDDKSLEEAKAILDQILSQDCDWIIVSNEVGLGGHPGNEVAMRFNDLQGRINQYIAKKADRVSLVISGIPLEIKSPNKKESF, encoded by the coding sequence ATGATTCATCTTATTACAGGTGGTCAACGTTGTGGAAAAAGCGAGTACGCGGAGCAACTGACCCTCGAACAATCAAATAAGCCCATCTACCTGGCAACATCTCGTGTTTGGGACGATGGTCATCGTGCACGCATTGAGGCACACAAAGCACGTCGTGGTGAGCAGTGGGAAAACATTGAAGAAGAAAAGGCTCTGGATTCTCATGACTTTACAGGAAGAATGGTTCTTCTAGACTGTATCACTCTTTGGTTAACCAATATCTTCTTTGATAATGGTGAGCAGGACGATAAAAGCCTGGAAGAAGCTAAAGCAATTTTAGATCAAATTCTTTCTCAGGATTGCGATTGGATTATTGTCAGTAATGAAGTCGGTCTGGGTGGGCATCCGGGTAATGAAGTGGCCATGAGATTCAATGATTTACAGGGCCGAATCAATCAATATATTGCAAAAAAAGCCGATCGTGTAAGCCTGGTGATATCGGGTATTCCTTTGGAAATAAAATCTCCCAATAAAAAAGAAAGCTTTTAG
- the cobC gene encoding alpha-ribazole phosphatase, with the protein MILHLIRHTKVNVEPGVCYGQKDVELLETYPEELETIKKNIDDLKFDAYYSSPLTRAKTLATDLFGGNVTFDDRLMELNFGDWEGKAWDEIQDPFLDKWMEDFVNKKCSNGESFVMLHERVIQFLEDLKKLEHKQVAIVTHGGVIRTLQAIHKNIQLKEAFNEAPAGFGELVQLEF; encoded by the coding sequence ATGATACTTCATTTAATCAGACATACAAAAGTAAATGTTGAACCAGGCGTTTGTTACGGACAAAAAGACGTTGAATTACTTGAAACATACCCGGAAGAACTGGAGACAATAAAAAAGAACATAGATGATTTGAAGTTTGACGCATATTATTCGAGTCCACTAACCCGTGCTAAAACATTGGCTACCGATTTATTTGGCGGAAATGTGACTTTCGATGATCGTTTAATGGAACTAAACTTCGGTGATTGGGAAGGGAAAGCATGGGATGAGATTCAAGACCCCTTTCTGGATAAATGGATGGAAGACTTCGTGAATAAGAAATGTTCAAATGGTGAATCTTTTGTAATGCTTCACGAGCGTGTGATCCAATTTTTAGAAGATTTAAAGAAATTGGAGCATAAACAGGTCGCCATTGTAACCCATGGTGGAGTCATCAGAACGCTTCAAGCTATACATAAGAATATTCAATTGAAAGAAGCTTTTAATGAGGCTCCGGCTGGTTTTGGTGAGTTGGTCCAGCTTGAATTTTAA
- a CDS encoding YciI family protein, with protein MKALHFLLSLCITGVCLCACQETSHKKEYNQELALKLKADQYGMSQYVMAFLKRGPNRNQDSITAAQLQKAHLKNIMKMAEEGTLVLAGPFMDDGDIRGIYIFNVESMEAARRLTESDPAVKAGRLIMELHPWYGSAAVKEINTIHEQLTKKSIAE; from the coding sequence ATGAAAGCATTACATTTCCTCCTATCTCTATGCATTACAGGCGTTTGCTTGTGTGCTTGTCAGGAAACATCCCATAAAAAAGAATATAATCAGGAACTTGCACTCAAATTGAAGGCGGATCAATATGGCATGAGTCAGTACGTGATGGCGTTTTTAAAGAGAGGCCCCAATAGAAATCAAGATTCGATTACTGCTGCACAATTGCAAAAAGCTCATCTTAAAAATATCATGAAAATGGCAGAGGAGGGCACTCTGGTTCTTGCCGGTCCTTTTATGGATGATGGTGATATTAGAGGCATCTATATTTTTAATGTAGAGAGCATGGAAGCAGCCAGGCGTTTGACTGAAAGCGACCCTGCCGTCAAGGCTGGCCGATTAATCATGGAATTACATCCTTGGTATGGTTCAGCCGCGGTTAAAGAGATAAATACCATTCACGAGCAGTTGACTAAAAAATCAATCGCCGAATAA
- a CDS encoding aspartate kinase, which yields MLSISQIVEKIIAHQPFLAEALVEGLINVSSLARKIQPEVEQHFGDQVKSGAIVMSINRLIPKMKGKISHLGAEVVVRDIIVRSQLVDYTYKNSSMLIERHTDLLRAIGPNQEFFYTMVQGVFESNLVVSQSLADQVETIFEEESMLSKSGRLSAVTLKLPDVNAQQAGFYYHILKSIAWAGINIREVISTTNEFTIVVNDDAIDKTFSVLKNLGQS from the coding sequence ATGCTTAGTATTTCTCAGATCGTAGAAAAAATCATTGCACATCAACCTTTTCTTGCTGAAGCCTTGGTTGAAGGATTGATAAATGTTTCCTCACTGGCTCGAAAAATTCAGCCTGAGGTGGAACAACATTTCGGTGACCAGGTAAAAAGTGGTGCCATCGTTATGTCTATCAATAGACTGATCCCTAAGATGAAAGGGAAAATCTCACATCTTGGAGCCGAAGTGGTTGTTCGGGATATCATTGTCCGTTCACAATTGGTGGATTATACTTACAAGAATTCGAGTATGTTGATCGAGAGACATACAGATTTGTTGAGAGCTATTGGTCCAAATCAGGAATTCTTCTACACGATGGTCCAGGGGGTTTTTGAGTCGAATTTGGTTGTTAGTCAATCTTTAGCCGATCAGGTAGAAACGATTTTTGAGGAAGAAAGTATGTTGAGTAAAAGTGGGCGTCTTTCTGCTGTCACCCTTAAATTACCAGATGTGAATGCACAGCAAGCTGGTTTCTATTACCATATTCTTAAAAGTATTGCCTGGGCTGGAATTAATATACGGGAAGTAATATCTACGACTAATGAATTTACGATTGTAGTGAATGATGATGCGATTGACAAAACCTTCTCTGTATTAAAGAATTTAGGACAAAGCTAG
- the cbiB gene encoding adenosylcobinamide-phosphate synthase CbiB yields the protein MEQIELIILPLIIGYILDLILGDPRNLPHPIVGFGNMISLGTEKLNHGNHRLIKGAFMSLSLILLIYSSFYFLSILLLGWEKWAFIAFTSVFVFYGLANRSLLQEGYEVFKELEEKGLEAGRQRLSWIVGRDTKGLSEQEIRLAVFETLSENLSDGVVAPLFYYAVGGLPAMMAYKMINTLDSMIGYKNEKYLYFGRVAARIDDAANFIPARITAFLMVLVSLSYRGFVFIFRYGRSHTSPNAGYPESALAGILNCRFGGAHDYGGKLVEKPYIGEIDRKIENKEIKRIAYINHAVCLVTIVLISAFYLGINLLVK from the coding sequence ATGGAGCAAATCGAACTCATAATACTACCTCTTATTATCGGTTATATCCTGGATCTCATATTGGGAGATCCTCGAAACTTACCTCACCCCATCGTGGGTTTTGGCAATATGATCAGTCTGGGGACTGAAAAACTCAATCATGGCAATCATCGTCTTATAAAAGGCGCATTTATGAGCCTGAGTTTAATCCTACTGATCTATTCATCCTTTTATTTCCTATCCATACTACTATTAGGCTGGGAGAAGTGGGCATTTATTGCCTTCACCTCTGTTTTTGTCTTTTACGGACTGGCCAATCGCAGCCTTTTGCAGGAAGGTTACGAGGTTTTCAAAGAGCTTGAAGAGAAAGGTCTGGAGGCTGGACGACAACGCCTGTCATGGATTGTTGGTCGTGATACCAAAGGTCTTAGCGAACAGGAAATCCGTCTGGCTGTATTCGAAACCCTGTCAGAAAACCTCTCGGATGGTGTGGTGGCACCTCTCTTTTATTACGCTGTGGGTGGCTTACCGGCTATGATGGCCTATAAGATGATCAACACACTGGACTCCATGATTGGTTATAAGAATGAAAAATACCTCTACTTTGGTCGGGTTGCGGCTCGTATCGATGATGCTGCTAACTTTATACCTGCCCGTATCACAGCCTTTCTGATGGTGCTTGTGAGTCTGAGTTACAGAGGTTTTGTCTTCATCTTCCGATATGGTCGCTCACACACCAGCCCCAATGCGGGTTATCCTGAATCAGCTCTTGCAGGTATTTTGAATTGCCGTTTTGGTGGTGCCCATGATTATGGCGGAAAGCTGGTTGAGAAACCCTATATTGGTGAAATAGATCGAAAGATTGAGAACAAAGAAATCAAACGCATTGCCTATATCAACCATGCGGTTTGTTTGGTGACAATTGTATTGATCTCCGCTTTTTATCTAGGCATTAATCTGCTAGTCAAATAG
- a CDS encoding pirin family protein has protein sequence MKTVLHKANTRGHANHGWLNAYHTFSFADYYHTDRMHFGMLRVLNDDRIAAGKGFGMHPHSDMEIITIPLTGALEHKDNMGNSAVIKAGDIQVMSAGTGVLHSEFNPNKDKEVNLLQIWIFPNKKGVEPRYDQISIKDIESQNGLKQILSPNADGAGVWIHQNAWFHLGVFDQQTDETYTFKDAGNGLYVFVIEGDISIKDFKLTKRDGLGISETQQVDIKFGAKSKVLLMEVPMFDI, from the coding sequence ATGAAAACTGTTTTACACAAAGCCAACACCAGGGGACATGCCAATCATGGCTGGTTGAATGCTTACCATACCTTTAGTTTTGCCGATTATTACCATACCGATCGCATGCATTTTGGTATGTTAAGGGTTTTGAATGATGACCGAATAGCTGCGGGGAAAGGTTTTGGTATGCATCCTCATAGTGATATGGAGATTATCACCATTCCACTTACCGGTGCATTGGAACACAAGGATAATATGGGGAATTCTGCTGTAATTAAAGCGGGTGATATTCAGGTGATGAGTGCTGGTACTGGGGTGCTTCATTCTGAATTTAACCCCAATAAGGATAAAGAAGTCAATTTACTTCAGATTTGGATTTTTCCCAACAAAAAGGGAGTTGAACCTCGTTACGATCAGATTTCAATAAAAGATATTGAATCACAAAATGGGTTGAAACAAATCCTTTCACCTAATGCCGATGGTGCAGGTGTCTGGATTCATCAGAATGCCTGGTTTCACCTAGGTGTATTTGATCAGCAAACAGATGAAACTTATACCTTTAAGGATGCTGGCAATGGCTTGTATGTTTTTGTGATTGAAGGCGATATTTCTATCAAAGATTTTAAATTGACAAAGAGAGATGGGCTTGGTATATCCGAAACTCAACAGGTTGATATTAAATTTGGAGCCAAGTCGAAGGTCTTGCTTATGGAAGTGCCAATGTTCGATATCTAA